In the Diospyros lotus cultivar Yz01 chromosome 13, ASM1463336v1, whole genome shotgun sequence genome, TTTGGTTGTGATGGTAGGAACCACTGACTAAGTTGCATAGATCCAAGTTTCCAATTTGGATACAAGGATCCAACACTTACACTACATCCTTACCATTGTCGTATATGGGGAAACAGGTATAGGTGGCATGGAAGAGTATATGTTACATATGATTCAATAGATGTTAGTAATAAGCTTAGATCCTAAAGAACAAGCTTCCACTTCTCAATCAGGAACATgaaggcattttttacatcagTGATATAGTAGTCCTGGCAAATTATCAAACCCTAAGTTAGAAGTTTGCAATTTCGGAATACAAAGTAACCCTACTTGGAGGCTTTGTTATTGATAATTGATGATCATACTGCAGCATCTGTAAGaaaaaatactaataaataatttaaggtTGAACCTATTTATTTTGTAGCATCTTTCTCCTACTTGTGTCAATTTCCTACTTAATTTCCATGTTATGTGTTTTCTTGTAGAATGATGCAAAATATCGCTGCAGTGAAACTGGCTATCGTATCCCTTTGAAATGTGTGGAAACTGGAGCTGGTTCAAATGAAGCAAACGGCATAAAAGCTAAGAGGACTCGCTCAACACTTGAAAACTCTACTTCAACGAGGCAAGAAAGTTTACCTGACAGTTCCTTCACGCATGTTGATAAATCACAAAGAAATTTACTTGATGATTCATCCACGCATGTGGGTGGGTCTCAGGCTTATATTACGTACAGAAGCTGTATACCAGCGATTGTTGAAGAGAAGTTGTCAATTCTTGGTTTTGAGGTATGTATTCACTTGATTTGCATCCTTTTCTTTGTGATCCTTGTTCAACTCTTGCATTTGGTAATTTTCAAAGAGGATGAGGTCACACATTCAGCTGCACCCACATATAGGACAGGTTTACACCTTAGCTTGTATTTGCTTAAAACATTTTACGTTATTTAATCAATCTTAATCTGCATCGCCCGTCCCCACTCTCTTTGAGtggtttgatctttttcttcataaatttggGTTATTGGTTTGATTCAACCTATACTTTTTGCTTCTTCATacattttagattatttataCCATGCCATGTAACTGTTGTCTATCTTACCTATAGCAGTTGGGaaatttaaattccaagttCTGAAAATTCGTAACGGATGGAATATCTTTATATGCTCGTGataatttaatcataaaaattgTTAGGTTTTCTGGAACTACTTGTTTATGGGAATAATAATTCAGATGGGGAAAAAAGACCAAGACCATGGTGTTGTCTAGTTTAATTTGTTCAATGTAATTATTcctattaattaaattgaataattattttatcattctcatgtaaaaataaaaacaatcacATAAAGTAGATGCTTGACTTTTTGCACCCAAATCAtaaaccaaaaaggaaaaacttCTTGTCTGATAGGATCACACTCATAAAAGCTAATTTTTAGATTAGTATTTTGCTTGTTTTGATAGTAATTGAAGGAAGTTCTCTATCGGTGAATCTGTGGTTGTCTTGTTTGCTTACTCAGATTTTATCATTCCTTTTGATTAGTTTGTCAATCAATTGCGTGAAAAAAATAGTAGTACCACAAAAAATACCGATGCAATTTTTTTAGTTGGAACACAAAAGAGTATAacctaaaacacaaaaaatacagATGCAATTTTTTTAGTTGGAACACAAAAGAGTATAACCTAaaatgggaaaaagaaaatcaagtcTTTTATTAAGGTGATGGATTTGAGTTTTGATGGGTtcaagttgtaaaaatagtctcTTTGCAAAAAAGCAAGGAAAAAGGCTGTGCAATACATGACCCTCTTGTGTGCTTGGAATGCACTCCAACTaaacaatttattattaagaATAGAAATTGCAAATAGAGTCCTTAACTAAAGAGCACAATACAATGATGTAGCATGGCAGGACACAAACAAACTGAGATGCAGTTTTCAAAAAGGCAAGGCACCATGTAGTGAGGACTTGGCAAAAGTTTTATTAGTGCTtacttttatatgttaaatttatttttatttattgtaaagaCAATAAGAATGCAAGATGACATTACTTAAAATTGAATACCTTGATAATCAAGGTATAACATTCACcaatatcattaaaaaagaGATTGTGCCGTAAATCGATAAACTAAAAAATCTCTTTGCAATGCTGTGTAAGGTAGACTTATTTTAGATCACAGTAATACAAAAACATCTTGGcatcaatataaataaatttcctCCCTAATTTCTCAATATCATGTATGCAGTACTTGAGGAAAATGTGTTTGCATGTTTGTgtaaaatctctctctctctctctctggttagGACTTGAATGGAGACTTCTCCTTTTTGTCATATTGCCCATTCAATTATTTCACATACAAATCACTTAAAAATTAGGTTTGAAACTTGATGTGTCCTTTATTTGGACATTTGTTTACTGTTTCCTAATTTGGATGCACGAGGGAAAATTTGAGAACAAAAACAGATGTACATATTCCATGCAGCCAATGACATGTCTGTTTGTGTTGTTGGGGGAGACTTAGAGTAGCTAACATGTGTTTGGTGAGTGTAACACCCGGCCCTCTTATGTAATTTCTCTcatatataatcaattttttgaagaaaatttatgagaaaatagtgTGGTGAGTGGGTTTAtataagtttcaaaacataaaccGAAATTACTCTGtttcaaaatgaaccaagacaTTCTCTTCGGTAACAAAGTAAGTTATGTAAaagcataaattaaaaaaaaaaaaaaagaaccaatATTTTCTTGTGATGCCTAAATTATTAGATCTCCTGAACGTGCCGAACTGCATTTGCATGTCTACTTCTCAGTCTCTTTCGTTGGTGGTACTGGTGTGGATGATAATACAAGTTCCTCTACGTGTCTCATGTGCAAACATTCACCCAAAGCACAATGATTCCTCTTGTTTCTGTTTTGATGGCATACTTGTTGGGTCATTACCGTGTCTGATGCATTTTGTGAACCACTGCGCAGGGAATTATTTTAGGTCTGTTGTTGATAAGCAGTTCAGTTGTATACTTCAGACGGAAACAGAGCAGTCCTGTTTCAAGCATTGGAGCCATGAGAATTCCATCCAACTCTAGATTTTAACTCGTTTTGATATTTGTTTTCTGTGGTATGGTCCTTGATTTGTAGGATTAATGGATGAAATgatcctttctttttccttcctacTTTTAGTTGTATCAAGAGCCATTTGGTTGGCCAATCTTGTTAACATGAAGTAATCTTggatatcatttttttttttcaaatcttggGTGTCTTAACAAAGAAAAATGCCtaactatttttctttaaaagtaattttcGCAAAGGTGGTTTTCACAACAGAAATATTACAATACCAGACACTTTAATAATGGAGGATGAGACTTGGAAGCGCTATCAGAGCCTGTTGGTCAATAAACAGTAAGTTATAAAAAATGCAGGGCATTTGTACAAGGTTTGACATCTATATAGAACCAAATACCAGTGGTCATTAAAAACTATTATCATTCTGTAGTACTAGAtctatataaaatcaatttgcCTCTTATCGTTAGCATAATTGAGAAAAACAAGGATTCTGATTGTAATTCAAGAAACTTATCTCATGATAGGCATCTCTTTCTCCTGACCGCTGCAGAAAGAAACTTCCTCCAAAAGACACAAAAATCCGATTCTATAAACTTGAACAACAGTATCCACATTCTCGGCTACCATCTTCCAGCTAAGGGAAGGCAACCGACCCCTACATCCAACCCAAACCCAGACCAAGGCCCAGCTTCtatcttaaattataaaattacataacaCAAATATATCATTGTCATTGCTGCTTCCTCCACTTGACAATAtacaaagaagagaaaaagagttGTTTGGCGCCATCTTCCAACGGTTCTCTTCTTGATCCTTGAGCA is a window encoding:
- the LOC127788585 gene encoding uncharacterized protein LOC127788585 gives rise to the protein MASSNLVAFLLFFLSTSTHLTLGHNTMRERGGREEGRGWRRVLMAFKETPSGGNVTFECTPSGPCIACLYSEKNDAKYRCSETGYRIPLKCVETGAGSNEANGIKAKRTRSTLENSTSTRQESLPDSSFTHVDKSQRNLLDDSSTHVGGSQAYITYRSCIPAIVEEKLSILGFEGIILGLLLISSSVVYFRRKQSSPVSSIGAMRIPSNSRF